The following proteins are co-located in the Candidatus Kaelpia aquatica genome:
- the rplA gene encoding 50S ribosomal protein L1 encodes MVKMTKKQKSIRESIDLQKEYSVEEAVKVLQDLPKAKFDETVEVSCKLNVDPKKSDQMVRGSVVLPNGLGKDVRVLVFCKGEKEREAKDAGADYVGGEELVEKIKSGWMDFDVAITTPDMMREVGKIGKLLGPRGLMPSTKNGTVTDQLAKAVKESKSGKLDYRMDKTGTVNVGLGKVSFSKDELTQNVISFLESLLSAKPVSSKGQFLKRIAISTTMSPGLAIALSEVQK; translated from the coding sequence ATGGTGAAGATGACAAAAAAACAAAAAAGTATCAGAGAATCAATTGACTTACAAAAAGAGTATAGCGTCGAAGAAGCTGTTAAAGTTCTTCAAGATTTGCCTAAAGCTAAATTCGATGAGACAGTCGAAGTCTCTTGCAAATTAAATGTTGATCCTAAAAAGAGCGACCAAATGGTTAGAGGTTCTGTTGTCTTGCCAAATGGTTTAGGTAAAGACGTAAGAGTACTAGTTTTCTGTAAGGGCGAAAAAGAGAGAGAGGCAAAAGATGCGGGAGCAGATTATGTCGGAGGCGAAGAGTTGGTTGAGAAGATAAAATCCGGCTGGATGGATTTTGATGTTGCAATAACTACGCCTGATATGATGCGGGAAGTCGGCAAGATAGGAAAGCTACTTGGACCTCGCGGACTCATGCCTTCTACTAAAAATGGTACTGTTACCGATCAGCTGGCTAAGGCTGTAAAAGAGTCTAAGTCTGGTAAATTGGATTATAGAATGGATAAGACCGGAACTGTAAATGTTGGGCTTGGCAAGGTTTCATTTTCCAAAGATGAGTTAACTCAGAATGTAATCTCTTTTCTGGAATCTCTTTTAAGTGCAAAGCCGGTATCCAGCAAGGGGCAGTTTTTAAAAAGAATTGCTATATCTACTACGATGAGCCCGGGATTAGCCATAGCTCTTTCGGAGGTTCAAAAATGA
- the rplJ gene encoding 50S ribosomal protein L10, protein MKIGQYTRQLMMDDYKGKMEDSEYVFFTNFKGISADGMRDVRSQLRKHSAGVVVVNNSLFKRTLRDLKMDMFLEYVDGEVAVIYGKDEPIAITKLIQDLKKKNESFSVKAGYLEDRLLNSEEVKELASIPSREILYGQVVNLMKSPLNGLVFALKSNIQSLINVIKGIKEKKES, encoded by the coding sequence ATGAAGATAGGTCAGTATACAAGACAGCTTATGATGGATGATTATAAGGGCAAAATGGAAGATTCCGAATATGTATTTTTTACTAATTTTAAAGGTATATCTGCTGATGGGATGAGAGATGTCAGATCTCAGCTTAGAAAGCATTCTGCAGGCGTGGTTGTTGTAAATAATTCTCTTTTTAAACGTACGCTTAGAGATCTTAAGATGGATATGTTCTTAGAGTATGTAGATGGCGAGGTGGCTGTCATTTACGGTAAAGATGAGCCGATAGCCATTACTAAATTAATTCAGGATTTGAAAAAAAAGAATGAGAGCTTCTCTGTTAAAGCAGGATATTTAGAAGATAGACTATTAAATTCTGAAGAGGTTAAAGAGCTTGCCTCTATACCCTCTAGGGAGATCTTGTATGGACAGGTTGTGAATTTGATGAAATCTCCGCTTAACGGTCTAGTTTTTGCTCTTAAGAGCAATATACAGTCTT